In a single window of the Oryctolagus cuniculus chromosome 9, mOryCun1.1, whole genome shotgun sequence genome:
- the VPS36 gene encoding vacuolar protein-sorting-associated protein 36 isoform X1, with the protein MDRFVWTSGLLELNETLVIQQRGVRIYDGEEKIKFDAGTLLLSTHRLIWRDQKNHECCMAVPLSQIVFVEEQAAGIGKSAKIVVHLHPAPSNKEPGPFQSSKNSYIKLSFKEHGQIEFHRRLSEEMIQRRWENMPVSQSLQTSRGPQPGRIRAVGIVGIERKLEEKRKETDKNISEAFEDLSKLMIKAKEMVELSKSIANKIKDKQGDITEDETIRFKSYLLSMGIANPVTRETYGSGTQYHMQLAKQLAGILQAPLEERGGIMSLTEVYCLVNRARGMELLSPEDLVNACKMLESLKLPVRLRVFDSGVMVIELQSHKEEEMVASALETVSERGSLTSEEFAKLVGMSVLLAKERLLLAEKMGHLCRDDSVEGLRFYPNLFMTQS; encoded by the exons ATGGACCGCTTCGTGTGGACCAGCGGCCTGCTGGAGCTCAACGAGACCCTGGTGATCCAGCAGCGCGGGGTGCGCATCTACGACGGCGAGGAGAAG ATAAAATTTGATGCTGGGACCCTCCTTCTTAGCACACACCGACTGATTTGGAGAGATCAGAAAAATCAT GAGTGCTGCATGGCCGTTCCTCTTTCCCAAATTGTGTTCGTTGAGgaacaggcagctggaattgggaagaG TGCCAAGATAGTGGTTCATCTTCATCCAGCTCCTTCTAACAAAGAGCCTGGCCCATTCCAGAGCAGTAAGAACTCCTACATCAAACTCTCTTTCAAGGAGCATGGCCAGATTGAG TTTCACAGGCGTTTATCAGAGGAGATGATACAGAGAAGATGGGAGAATATGCCAGTTTCCCAGTCATTACAAACAAGTAGAGGACCccag CCAGGAAGAATAAGGGCTGTAGGAATTGTAGGTATTGAAAGGAaactggaagaaaaaagaaaagaaacggaCAAAAACATTTCTGAG GCTTTTGAAGACCTCAGCAAGCTGATGATCAAG GCTAAAGAAATGGTGGAGTTATCAAAATCAATTGCtaataaaattaaagacaaacAAGGTGATATCACAGAAGATGAG ACCATCAGGTTTAAATCCTACTTGCTGAGCATGGGAATAGCCAACCCAGTTACCAGGGAAACCTATGGCTCTGGCACACAGTACCACATGCAGCTGGCTAAACAGCTGGCTGGAATATTACAGGCGCCTTTAGAG GAACGAGGAGGAATAATGTCACTCACAGAGGTGTACTGTTTAGTAAACCGGGCTCGAGGAATGGAA TTGTTGTCACCGGAAGATTTAGTGAATGCCTGCAAGATGCTGGAATCGCTGAAGTTACCCGTCAG GCTCCGAGTTTTTGACAGTGGCGTCATGGTAATTGAGCTTCAGTCccacaaagaagaggaaatggtGGCCTCAGCCCTGGAGACA GTTTCAGAAAGGGGATCCCTAACATCCGAAGAATTTGCTAAGCTCGTGGGAATGTCTGTCCTCCTGGCCAAGGAAAG GTTGCTTCTTGCAGAGAAGATGGGCCATCTTTGCCGAGATGACTCAGTGGAAGGCTTGCGATTTTACCCAAATTTATTTATGACACAGAGCTAA
- the VPS36 gene encoding vacuolar protein-sorting-associated protein 36 isoform X2, translated as MAVPLSQIVFVEEQAAGIGKSAKIVVHLHPAPSNKEPGPFQSSKNSYIKLSFKEHGQIEFHRRLSEEMIQRRWENMPVSQSLQTSRGPQPGRIRAVGIVGIERKLEEKRKETDKNISEAFEDLSKLMIKAKEMVELSKSIANKIKDKQGDITEDETIRFKSYLLSMGIANPVTRETYGSGTQYHMQLAKQLAGILQAPLEERGGIMSLTEVYCLVNRARGMELLSPEDLVNACKMLESLKLPVRLRVFDSGVMVIELQSHKEEEMVASALETVSERGSLTSEEFAKLVGMSVLLAKERLLLAEKMGHLCRDDSVEGLRFYPNLFMTQS; from the exons ATGGCCGTTCCTCTTTCCCAAATTGTGTTCGTTGAGgaacaggcagctggaattgggaagaG TGCCAAGATAGTGGTTCATCTTCATCCAGCTCCTTCTAACAAAGAGCCTGGCCCATTCCAGAGCAGTAAGAACTCCTACATCAAACTCTCTTTCAAGGAGCATGGCCAGATTGAG TTTCACAGGCGTTTATCAGAGGAGATGATACAGAGAAGATGGGAGAATATGCCAGTTTCCCAGTCATTACAAACAAGTAGAGGACCccag CCAGGAAGAATAAGGGCTGTAGGAATTGTAGGTATTGAAAGGAaactggaagaaaaaagaaaagaaacggaCAAAAACATTTCTGAG GCTTTTGAAGACCTCAGCAAGCTGATGATCAAG GCTAAAGAAATGGTGGAGTTATCAAAATCAATTGCtaataaaattaaagacaaacAAGGTGATATCACAGAAGATGAG ACCATCAGGTTTAAATCCTACTTGCTGAGCATGGGAATAGCCAACCCAGTTACCAGGGAAACCTATGGCTCTGGCACACAGTACCACATGCAGCTGGCTAAACAGCTGGCTGGAATATTACAGGCGCCTTTAGAG GAACGAGGAGGAATAATGTCACTCACAGAGGTGTACTGTTTAGTAAACCGGGCTCGAGGAATGGAA TTGTTGTCACCGGAAGATTTAGTGAATGCCTGCAAGATGCTGGAATCGCTGAAGTTACCCGTCAG GCTCCGAGTTTTTGACAGTGGCGTCATGGTAATTGAGCTTCAGTCccacaaagaagaggaaatggtGGCCTCAGCCCTGGAGACA GTTTCAGAAAGGGGATCCCTAACATCCGAAGAATTTGCTAAGCTCGTGGGAATGTCTGTCCTCCTGGCCAAGGAAAG GTTGCTTCTTGCAGAGAAGATGGGCCATCTTTGCCGAGATGACTCAGTGGAAGGCTTGCGATTTTACCCAAATTTATTTATGACACAGAGCTAA